Genomic window (Brevibacterium paucivorans):
TTTCACACATGTGCCACACACGTGTGGCGTACTACGATGGAGATGCACGACAATCTCTCTCATCAGGAGTGACATGACTCGCGTTGGCATCAATGGTTTTGGTCGTATTGGACGTTCATTTCTCCGTATCGTTTTGGAGAATGACTTGGATTTAGAGGTCGTGGCAATCAACGACCTGACAGACAACGGACAGCTCGCACACTTGCTCAAGTACGACACCGTGTGGGGTCGTTTTGACGGTGAAGTGACATATGACGACGAGTCGCTGACCGTTAACGGTAAGCGCATCGCCGCATCGGCTCACAAGGACCCGGCTGACATCGATTGGGCAGGTGCCGGTGCCGAGGTGGTTGTCGAGTGTACGGGTAAGTTCAAGAAGCGCGACCAGGCGGCCCTGCACCTGGGCGAAACGGTCAAGAAAGTCGTACTTTCCGCTCCCGGAAAAGACGTTGACGGCATGTTTGTCATGGGTGTCAACGACAACGAGTACGACCCCGCTAACCAGCACATCGTGTCCAACGCCAGCTGCACCACCAACTGCCTGGCTCCTGTGGCAAAGGTTCTGGACGAATTCTGCGGTATCGAATCGGGAATCATGACCACGGTTCACGCATACACGGGTGGACAGAACCTGGTGGACGGTCCTCACAAGGACCTGCGCCGTGGACGCGCTGCCGCTGTGAACTTGGTGCCCACCACTACGGGTGCGGCAAAAGCTGTGGGTAAGGTTTTGCCTCAGCTGGACGGTAAGCTCGACGGTTTTGCCGTTCGCGTACC
Coding sequences:
- the gap gene encoding type I glyceraldehyde-3-phosphate dehydrogenase — protein: MTRVGINGFGRIGRSFLRIVLENDLDLEVVAINDLTDNGQLAHLLKYDTVWGRFDGEVTYDDESLTVNGKRIAASAHKDPADIDWAGAGAEVVVECTGKFKKRDQAALHLGETVKKVVLSAPGKDVDGMFVMGVNDNEYDPANQHIVSNASCTTNCLAPVAKVLDEFCGIESGIMTTVHAYTGGQNLVDGPHKDLRRGRAAAVNLVPTTTGAAKAVGKVLPQLDGKLDGFAVRVPVPTGSLVDLTFIPSRDVSVEEINAAVKEAASGDLGHILEYTEDPIVSSDIVMASHSSIFDAELTRKVGNQIKVIAWYDNEWGYSERLVEMVELVAAKLEK